The Apium graveolens cultivar Ventura chromosome 3, ASM990537v1, whole genome shotgun sequence sequence CTATTTCAAATCTTTGATATTTATTAAAAGGGGTTGTTGTAGACCGTTTTATAACAAACGGTTTTTCCACCATTGGATGAGGGAATGGATGGCTGGGATGAGGGACGGACCGCGAAAATTGTTCGCGGTTGGTAGGACGGACCGCAGAAATTGTCTGCGGTCGGTAGGATTGCTCCCTTATCCCCAGCAACCCAACATCCTCCATTCACCACACAAAAAACCAAAATCCAGAACAAAAATTCTACTCTCCAAGTGACCAATTTAGGCAATTTTGGGGCTTTTTCATCAAGAAATTCAAGTACTTTTGTCAATTCAAGGTATATTTCTTGTCTTCAATTTCAAATTTTCATGGCGGATAATTTATTTGCTCGTATGTTTCGTCATAACcttaaaaatgaaaaaaaaagaGGCTATTGATCATATTTTATTTCTTGATGATTTAAATAGTAGTGAAGAACCTAAACCCCTGTATTTGTTGAAGATGATGTGTTTGTAGATAAAAATGAGGAATTTATTACTTTAGATGACGATTTTGTTGATGTTGAAGATGAAAATGAGGTTGAAAATGAGTTTAAAAATGATAATGATAATGTTGAGGGTGAGgatgaagatgataatgtagAGGATGCAAATATGTATGAAAATGTTGATTGGGGGGGGGGGGTGGGTTCCATATTTGAATCAAAATTTTTAAAGTATGGTTGAGGCCGGTCATTTTTTAGGGCTTATGTTTTACGAAATAAATTTGCTATTAAAATTCAAGCAAGCCATTGTAATAAAGACAACGAGATATATGGTCGTTTATATGTTTGTAGGCTTTATGGAAAAATTGTTATCGCCGTGAGTAGTAAAAATAAACGGCGTAGAAAGGTTCTTCCTAAAAGTGAGTGCAAGGTGAGGATGTATGCCAGTTATCAAAAGAAAAACATATTTGGGAGGTAACTATCCTTGAATTGGTACACAACCACAGTCTTGTTTCCCCTAGTAAGATGAATTTGGTACAACGCGAAAGACATGTCAACACCGCTACCCGGATTAAAACGCTTTATAATTCGGGGGTTTGTAATTGTCAAGTGATGAATGTGATTGGTAACATTCATGGAGGTAATGATAAAGTTGGTTTCAATGTTCAACATGTTAGGAATGTGTTAAGAGACCAAATAAAGAAAAGGTTTGATATTATTGATGCCCAAGCGGGGTTGAACTTTTTGCATAGGTTGAATGAAGAAAGTGTTTCTAAATATTTTAATAGGACCGAATTTGATGAAGAGAATCGTTTGAAGTGTCTAGTATGGATTGATCAGAGATGTTTAATGGCCTACCAAAATTTTGGCGATGTTGTGGCTTTTGATACCACTTATCGGACAAATAGATATGCAATGACATTTGTCCAATTTACCAGAGTCAATCCTCATTATCAATCGGTGATTTTTGGGTTTGCATTGATGCGGGATGAATACACTTCGACTTTTAAGTGGATTCTTCATACTTGGCTTGAAGGTGTGGGGAATAAGCCTCCATTGACTATAATCACGGATCAAGATCAAGCCATGGCAAGTGTTATTGCGGATGCACTCCCGAATACTACCCATTTATTGTGTTCTTGGCACATAAGTCAAAAATTCCCCGAGAAATTAGCTCATTATTATTCGGCTTTTCCGGAATTCAAGACGGACTTCAACCGTTGTATTTATAAATCTCTCACCGAAGATATTTTTAAGGCTAGATGGGGATCGTTTGTGAAAAAGTATCACTTACAAGAGCATAAATGGTTAAATGGGTTATATGAGTTGAAGCGCAAGAGGATTATTGCATATACTAGAAACATATTTTCGGCGTTATAAAATAGTACATCGTGGAGTGAGGGGATGAATTCTTTCTTTGATAAGTATATGAGTTCGGCAACGGGTTTGAAGGAATTCATTGAAAATGCCCAAAAAACATTAGGAAGGCAATTCACGAGGGAGAAGGAAGAAGATTATGTGACGATTAATCTAAAATGTCCCATGAAAATGTATACCACATTGGAGTATCATGCTTCTTGTATCTACACTAAGGAAATGTTTAGA is a genomic window containing:
- the LOC141714767 gene encoding protein FAR1-RELATED SEQUENCE 5-like; this encodes MNLVQRERHVNTATRIKTLYNSGVCNCQVMNVIGNIHGGNDKVGFNVQHVRNVLRDQIKKRFDIIDAQAGLNFLHRLNEESVSKYFNRTEFDEENRLKCLVWIDQRCLMAYQNFGDVVAFDTTYRTNRYAMTFVQFTRVNPHYQSVIFGFALMRDEYTSTFKWILHTWLEGVGNKPPLTIITDQDQAMASVIADALPNTTHLLCSWHISQKFPEKLAHYYSAFPEFKTDFNRCIYKSLTEDIFKARWGSFVKKYHLQEHKWLNGLYELKRKRIIAYTRNIFSAL